The DNA window GGGCGAGAAGAAGGGCCGGACATCGACGGCGACCGGCGTTCCCATCTGCGGGCCTGCGCCCGCGAACGTCTTCTTGCCGTCCGCGTCATAGACCTCGATCCCGCGCCGGTCGGCTTCGGCGCGGGTCAGCAACTGCACCCACATGGGCATCTGGGTGGCGTTCGCCAGTAGGATATGGCGGTCCGTATCGATCGTGACGCTGCCCCAATTGCTGCCGCCCGCGGTGCCGGGGTTGATAAGGCTGGGCGTGAGGCCTGGCGGGGTCAGCTTGCCGTCATAACGCGCCTGCTTGAAGGCGATGCGGCACCAAAGCTGGTCGAGCGGACTGACGCCCCACATGTCGCTTTCCGCCAGGTCCGGTCCCGCCAACGAGGGCATCCCTACCGAAAAGGGCTGCGTTCGCGACAGGCGCTCGCCGGCGACCGCTCCGGCCTGCGGCGCGGGCCGTTCGACGACGGCATGGACGGGCTTGCCCGTCTCGCGATCCAGCACGAATAGCTCGCCGCGCTTGGTGCCCTGCACCAGCAGGCGGCGGACGCGGCCGTCGGCCATCGGAACGTCCGCCAGCGTGGGTTGCGACGACACGTCATAATCCCAGATGTCGTGATGCGTGCTCTGGAACACCCAGCGCGGCTTTCCGGTCGCCGCGTCGATCGCCACCGTGGCGCTGGAATATGTCTCGTCGAACGGGCGGCGCTGCCCGCCATAATAGTCGGGCGTCGGATTGCCCATCGGGGCATAGACCAGGCCCAGCGTTTCGTCCGCGCTCATCGGCGCCCAGCTGTTGGGCGTCGATCGCGTATAGGTTTCGCCTGCGGGCGGCTCGGACTGCCGATCGGGACGCCCGACGTCGAAGGCCCAGGAAAAGACCCCCGTCACCGCATCATAGGCGCGGATGACGCCGGAAGGTTCGCCCCAATATTGATTGTCGAGCACGCGCCCGCCCAGGATGATGCGCCCGCGCACGATCACCGGCGCGGAATCCACGAGATAATAGCTTTTGGGCACATGCCCCATGCCCGGCAGCAGCGACACTTCGCCATTCTTGCCGAAGCCCTGGCAGCGACGACCGTCCCGCGCATCGACGGCGATGATCCGGGCATCGACGGTATTGGTGATGATGCGCGTGGCGCAGGAGCCCGTCGCATCAGGCACGCGATAATAGGCGACCCCCCGGCAGCTGCCATAGGGGTCGGTCATCGCCCCCGATTTCGCCCGCCACCGCTCCTTCCCGGTCTCCGCATCCAGGGCGACGATGTCGTTCCACCCCGTGCACAGATACAGCGTGCGATCGATCTTGAGGGGCGTCACCGACAGGCGCGGATATTGCCCCTTGGGGTCGCGGCCGGTGCGATAGGTCCAGGCGACCTTCAACCCGGCGACATTGTCGGGCGTGATCTGCGACAGGGGACTGAACCGCGCGCCGCCCGCATTCTGTCCCCACACCGCCCAATCGCCATTGTCGTCCGCCCCCTGCCCCGCCTGCCGCGTGGCGATGGACGTCATGCCGTTCTGATAGATGGGGTCCAGAGCCACGGGCCTCAGCGTATGCAGACCCGCGCCGATCGCCACAGCGGCGACGGCCGCCAGGCCGATCGCCAGCGGCCGGGGAAAGGCTCTGCCGTGCAGCAGACGCCGAAAGCCGGGAATGAGCAGGAAAAGTCCCAGCAACACCGGCCCTACCAGCCGCGGGATCAGGCGCCATCCGTCCGCCCCGGCCTCCCATATTCCCCAGGCGATCGTGCCGAACAGGATGGCGAGATAGAGCAGCGCGCCCTCGCACCGCCGCGCCCACAACAAACCGCCGGACAGGATGAGGCCGACACCCGCGATCAGATAATAAGGCGATCCCTGGAGCGCCACCAGATATCCGCCCCCGGCCGCCAGCGGCAGGCCCGTCGCTATCAGGATGGCGGCATAGGCGCGCAGGCCCCAGATCATCATCAAATCACCTCTCCCTTTCCCAGTCGCTCGTTCATGAACCGATCAAGGCGGCCGCATCAGCGCGTGGGCATCCCCGCCATCCTATACCCGTCATAAAATAATATCAATTTACTTGTTGTATATTCTTGTATCATTAGCCTATCATGTCGCCATCGCAGGCTCCGGCGCGACGCCGCGCTGCGATCGCCTTGCGTTGTCGACAAGCGAGACCATGCCCATGCAGTTGATATCCCATTTCGAGAGAGCGGTGCGGCATCACCCCGATCGCATCGCGTTCGTGCAGCCCAACGGCGCGGCGATCAGCTATGCCGCCGCCGCGCAGGCGGTCGATGCGATCGCCCGCGCGATCATGGCGTCGCGCCTGAAGCCCCATGCGACCGTCGCGATCTACGGACCGAATGATGCGACCAGCTTCCTCGCCGTGCTGGGCGTGCTGCGCAGCGGACGGGTCTGGGTCTCGCTTAACGCCCGCAACCTGATCGACGACAATATCGCTCTTGCCCGGACCATGGAGGCCAGGGCGCTGCTGTTCCACAGCAAGTTCGAGGCGGAAGCGGCGCAGATCGGTTCCGCCGTGCAGGGGCTGGACCTGTGTATGTGCCTCGATGGTCGCAGCCCGCTCGGTCGTTCGCTCGACAGCTTGCGATCCGACGCCGACCCGGCGCTCCCGCCCCTTGCCGATGACGATGATCGGCCCTGCACCATCTTCGCCACCGGCGGCACCACCGGCCGGTCGAAGGGCGCGGTGTGGACCAACCGCACGTGGGAAACCCTCATTGCCAACTTCTGGACCTGCGCGCCGCCCTCCGACCATCCCGTCCATCTCTGCGTCGCGCCGATCACCCATGCCGCAGGGATATTGGGGCTGATGCTGCTGCCCAAAGCACCGACGAACATACTGATGACCAGCGCGGATCCGGCCGCCATCCTGGACGCCATCGCCCGCCACCGGGTCACGCACCTGTTCCTGCCGCCGACCGTCCTCTACGCCCTGCTGTCCTACCCGGCGCTGGGCGACCATGATATCTCGTCGCTGCGCTTCTTCCTGATATCGGCCGCGCCCGTCGCTCCCGAAAAGCTGCGCCAGGCGGTCGAAACATTCGGTCCCGTGATGTGCCAATCCTTCGGGCAGGCCGAAGCGCCCTTCTTCCTGACCTATCTGTCGTCCGCCGATCTTGAACGCGCGGTGCAGGCGCCCGCCAGCGCCAAGCTGCTGCACAGTTGCGGCCGGCCCACCATGTTCTCCGATGTCGAAGTGATGGACGATGAAGGACGCATCCTCGCCGCCGGCGAGCCCGGCGAAATCGTCGCGCGGGGCAGCCTGGTCATGGCCGGCTACTACAGGAATGAGGAGGCGACGCGATCCGTGTCCCAGTTCGGCTGGCACCATACCGGCGACATCGGCATCAAGGACGAGGCCGGCTATCTCTACATTGTCGACCGCAAGCGCGACATGATCATCTCCGGCGGCTTCAACATCTTCTCGACCGAGGTGGAGGGAGCGCTGCTCGCCCATCCCGCCATATTGGACTGCGCGGTGATCGGCATACCGGACGAAAAATGGGGCGAGGCCGTCACCGCCGTGGTCGCGCTCAAGCCGGGGCAGGATGCGACTGCCGACGAACTCATCGCCCATTGCAAAGCCCTTCTGGGTTCGGTGAAATGCCCCAAGTCCGTCGAGATCTGGGACAGTCTGCCCAAGAGCACGGTCGGGAAGGTCCTGAAGCGGTCGATCCGGGATCGTTTCTGGCAGGAGCAGGCACGATCGATATGAGGAAGGTCCGCACAGCATGATACCCATGGTTCCGGAAGGCAGCGACGATCCGATCGTCGCGGGCATTTTCGCACGCCTGAAAAGACGGTGGGGCACCGTGCTGCACCTGTATCGCGTTCTTGCCTGGTCGCCCGAACTGGTGCGCGCCTGGGCGCCGTTCGCCTGGGCGCTGCGGTTCGAGATGACCGCGAGCCGGCGGCTGCGCGAGCTACTCATCATCCGCATCGCCGCCCTCCTCGACGCCGAATATGAATATGCGCATCATCGCCATCTTGCCCTGGACGAAGGCGTCACCCCGGCGCAGATCGCCGCGCTGCCCGACTGGAAGGCGTCCGACCTTTTCGACGAAGGCGAGCGCGCCATTCTCGCGCTGGCGGACGATCTGGCGATGAGCCCAGGCGCGTCGAGCGATACCATGGCGCGGCTGCAAAGCCTCTTTTCGAACCGCGATTGCGTCGAACTGCTGGTGACCGGCGGTTTCTATTGCGGGGTCGCGCGCGTGATCAATTCGGCGCGCGTCACGCTGGAGCCTGATCATGACAGCCTGAGGCCGCGCAACGATTGACGCAAAATCGTCAGCCCTGCCGCATATGACCGGCTGCAACTTGTTCATGCCGGGCAATGCGCGCCGGAATCGACCCACGCCTTGAACAGGATGCCGAACTGCGCCTGCGTGCCGGGCACGGGTGTTCGATCGCCACCGGGATGCCAGCCCCATCCAACCAGCTCGTCGGTCGCCATATGCTCTTGCAGCGCAGCCATATCGCGCCCGCCATTGCGTTCGGGGTCCTTGATCTGACGACAGATCTCGCCGATCGTCTTGCCCTGCCAGGCCATTTCCGCCGGCGCCAAGGCCCATTTCGGATTGCCCGGAACGCCGGCTACATCGTAATTTTCCTGCTGGTGGCAGGCATTGCAATGCAGCCCCGGCGCGCCGATCCCGCCCTCGGCGCCCACGACCCCCGGCATGTGCGGGCGCATCGCATCCGTCTGGGTCGGCCGGTCGGTGGCCGGGTGGCAGTTCATGCATCGCGGATGCTGCAACACCTTCCCCACTTCGCCGAACAGGGCCAGCGAGCGCTGCGCGGGGTCCGCGATCGCCGCGAAGTCCGACGCGGGCCTCAACGATGTCGGCAGCACGGCATCCGCTCTCGTCGCGGCCCGTCCGCCCGCCACCGCCGCGACCCCGCCGGCCAGCAGCAGAAGGGCAAAATGGCGGCGCTTCATGCCGCCGCGTCCAGCGTCTTGGCCGCCTTGTGGATCGCCGCGCGGATGCGCACATAGGCGCCGCACCGGCACAGATTGCCGGTCATGGCAAGGTTGATGTCCTGGTCGGTCGGGCTGGGCACTTCGCGCAGAAGCGCCACCGCGCTCATGATCTGCCCCGACTGGCAATAGCCGCACTGCGGCACGTCGCCGTCGATCCAGGCGTCCCGCACGGCCTTGGCTTCCGGGCCGTCCAGTCCCTCGATCGTCGTGATCTCGCCCACCACCTGGCTGATCGGCACGGCGCAGGATCGCACCGCCATCCCGTCCACATGGACCGTGCAGGCGCCGCACATGGCGATGCCGCATCCGAATTTGGTGCCGGTCAGTCCGATATGGTCGCGCAGCGCCCACAGCAGCGGCGTATCGGCCTCCGCCTCCACCTGTCTGACTTGGCCATTGACCGTGATCGAATAGTTCATGGACCGCTTCCTTGCAGTGGCGACAGGGGGTTGGGGGCGAAATGTCGCATGGTCAGAATTTGACCCGGACGGATGCTTCGACCTGCGCCGGCGCGGCCCAGTTCGCGCCGATGCCCAGGCCGTTCTGCGATGCCTGGTTCAGATAGTTGGTGTCGGTCACATTCTTGCCGGCCAGGGCCAGCGTATAGCGTTCGGACGGGTCCATCCATTCCGCGCGCAGGTCGAGCGTCGCATAGCTTTCCTGCGGCAGCTTCTGCACCAGGTCGAAGTAGAATTTGGACGTGTAATAGAGGTTGCCGGACAATGTCATCGTCCCGCCCCCCACGCCGGCCGTGAAACTGGCCCCGGCATTGGCCGTGAAGTCGGGCGCACGCGCCAGATGGAAGCCGCTTGCGTCGATCACTTCATTGACGAAGGTGCCGGTCGCCAGAAACCTCGCGAGATTGAAGGTCGGCGCGCCTGGAAAGCTCCGATATCGGGCATGACTCCAGTTGCCGCCGACATTGACCGCGAAATGCTCGTCAAGCGCGTAACGTATGTCGGCGTCGATGCCATAGAGCCTGGATGACGCCGCGTTGGCGATCAAGGTCGTCGCGATGCCGTCGACTATCCGCGACTGGGCAAGCTGTTGATTGCTATAGTCGTAATAATAGCCCGATATGTTGAACGACAGGTTCCGGGACGCATATTTATACCCGGCCTCATACGCCCATATCTCTTCCGGCAGGATCGGCGTTCCCGGCGTCGTCGTGGAACTGATATTGTAGATCGCCGCCTTATAGCCTCTGGATACGGACGCGTAGATGTTCGACGCATTGTTCAGCTGATAACGGATCACCCCACGCGGCGTCAGGCGGCTCGTCGTCAATGTCGGCGGCCGCCGCGGCCCGATCGCCAGGAAGTTGGAATAGGCGTCCTTCAGCGAGTCACGGGTATAGCGCAGCCCTGCCGTGACGAACAGATTGTCCACGATCTCATAGGTCGCGTCGCCGAACACGGCGCGCGACACGCTCTTGATCCCCGATTCCAGCAGCTGCGGATAGGGCGGGCGCGCGCCCGGCACGCCCGCCGGCGCCAGGCCGACATAGGGCCATTGCGAACTCCAGTCCGAATAAAATGCTCCGACGGTCCATTGCAGCCGCCCGCCGGGCTTGGAATTGACGATCACTTCCTGGGTGAACAGCGTGTCCTCTTCCTTGGTCGACTGGGCCGTCACGGCAAGGTTGGTCAGATCGATCGAATAGAATTGCTCCGAATCGTCGGTGCGATACTGGGTGTAGGACGTGATGTCCGCGAACCCGGCATCGAGCGTCGCCGTCAGCTGATAGGCGTTGGACCTGCTGATGAATCCCAGCTTCTCGTCCTCGGCGATCTGGCCCCGCCGCGTGGCGGTGATCGCGCCCGGCCGGCTGCAGGTGACGCAGCCGGGCCGGCCCTCCAGCACATAGGCGTTGAGCAGCGATCCCGTCGGATCGTTGCGATAGGCATGTTCATAGCGGAACAGCAGCGACAGCGTTTCGGTGGGGCGGACGAGCAGCCCGGCCCGCACCGAAAAATTCCGGTATCGGCCCGCATTCTTGTCGCCGGTGAAGATATTCTCGATCCACCCGTCGCCGCGACCATATTGCGCGGAAAGATCGACGGCGATGTCGTCGGTCAGCCCGGTCGTGGCATAGAACTGATAGCGCTGCGCGTCATAGCTGCCATAGCCTGCCTCCGCGACGACGCTGGTCTCGTTGCTGGGCTTCGCCGTGTTGACCAGAACCGCGCCGGCGGTGGTGTTGCGGCCGAACAGCGTGCCTTGCGGCCCCTTCAATATCTGGATGCTGTCGATATTCATCAGCTGGAAGTTCGAAGAGGCGAGCGCGACGCTCGCGAAACCGTCCAGATAGAGCGCGACGTTGGACGAACTGCCCGGCAGATAGTTGGACGTGCTGATGCCGCGGATGGTGGGCGTGAAGAAACTGTAGCGGGAATCGAACCGGACGCCGGACGTCAGTTTCGAAATATCCTGCAACTGAACGACGCTGGCCTGCCGCATCGTGTCCGACGACAGGTTCGCGATCGTGATCGGCACGTCCTGCAACCGCTCCGCGCGCCGCTGCGCCGTCACCACGATGTCCTGCGTCGTCGGTTCTTCGGCCACCGCATCGGCATCGTCTGCGGCGCGCGCCTGCGCGGCCTGAAGGCCAAGCATGACGACACCGCATAACAGCGGCAAACGGACCATCCGGTAACTGCGCATCTACCCTCCTCATCCTCTTTGTTTATCTATTTATTATATGTCCTGGTCGATCGGCGGTCAGGGGACGGATCACGGCAACGCGAGATCGATGTCCGCGATCCAGGGCCGCTCTTTTCGTCGCCACGCTTCATAGGCTTCGATATCGGGCGCCCTGTCCGTCGCCCGCGCGATCTCGTCCACGCCAGCGAGCAAATCCTGCTTGCGCCGGGCGTCGACCTGGAACCGGATCGCCGGGCCGCCCGCCGGCTCGACCGTCTGCGCGACCAGATCGACGCTCATGTGCGCGGTGGCGGGATCGGACACCACCCGCATCAGGCGACGAACCACGGTTTCGGGCAGGGTGATCGGCAATATGCCGTTTTTGAAGCAATTATTGTAGAAGATGTCGGCAATGCTCGGCGCGATCACGCAGCGTATGCCGAAATCGAGCATGGCCCAGGGCGCATGTTCGCGGCTCGACCCGCAACCGAAATTCTCCAGCGCGATCAGGATGCCAGCCCGGTCCCAGGGCGCCCGGTTCAATATGAAATCGGGTTCCTGCCGCAGCGACCAGAACAGCTTGTCGCCCAGGCCCTGGCGCTTGGTCGTCTTGAGGAAGCGGCCGGCCAGGATCTTGTCGGTATCCACGTTGGACATCGGCAGCGGCGCGGCGACGGCGGACAGGCGGGTAAAGCGCTCCATCGTCAGAAGTCCCGCGCATCGACGATATGGCCGCTCAGCGCGGCGGCCGCCGCCATGGCCGGCGACATCAGGTGGGTGCGCCCGCCCGGTCCCTGCCGTCCCTCGAAATTGCGGTTCGACGTGGATGCGCAGCGCTGCCTTGGGCCAAGCTGATCGGGATTCATGCCCAGGCACATCGAACACCCCGCCTCCCGCCATTCGAACCCTGCGTCGATGAACAGGCGATCCAGCCCCTCGGCTTCCGCCGCCGCCTTCACCTGGCCCGATCCGGGCACCACCAGGGCACGCACGCCCGGCGCGACATGGCGGCCGCCGATCACCGCTGCGGCGGCGCGCAGATCCTCGATCCGGCCATTGGTGCAACTGCCGATGAAGGCCATGTCGATCGGCGTGCCGGCGATCGGACGGCCGGGCTCCAGCCCCATATAGGCCAGCATCGTCTCCGCCTGCGACCGATTGGCCGGATCGGCGATGGCGGCGGGATCGGGCACGATGCTGCCTATGCCGGTCACCGCCTCTGGGCTGGTGCCCCATGTGACCATGGGCGCCACGTCGCGCGCATCGATCTCGACCGTGCGGTCGTGAACCGCGCCATCGTCGGACTTGAGCGTGCGCCAATAGTCCTTGGCCCGTTCGAGCGCCTCGCCCTTGGGCGCCAGCGGCGCGGCCGCAAGCCAGTCGAACACCTTCTGGTCGGGGGCGATCATGCCGGCGCGCGCGCCTGCTTCGATCGACATGTTGCACAGGGTCATGCGCCCCGCCATGTCGAGCGCCGTCACGGCTTCGCCGGCATATTCGATGACATGCCCGGTCGCCCCGCCGGTGCCGATGCGGCCGATGATGTGCAGCGCCAGATCCTTGGCCGTCACCCCCGCCCCCAATTGATTGTCGACGCGGATCAGCATCGACCGCGCCGGCTGCTGGAGCAAAGTCTGGGTGGCCAGGACATGCTCGGCCTCGGACGTGCCTATGCCGAATGCCAGCGCCCCGAAGGCGCCGTGGGTGGAGGTATGACTGTCCCCGCACACGATGGTGGAGCCCGGCAGGGTCAGCCCCAGTTCCGGCCCGATGATATGGACGATGCCCTGCCGCGCGCTGCGAAGCGGCACATAGGGGATGCCGAACTCGGCGACGTTCCGCTCCAGCGTCTCGACCTGCTCCCGGCTTTCCGGCTCCAGGATCGCGGCCACGCCGCCGGCCCGGTTGTCCGTGGGAACATTATGGTCGGCCACCGCGATCGTCCCGCCGGGGCGGCGCACGGCGCGACCGGCGGCGCGCAGCCCTTCGAAGGCCTGCGGGCTCGTCACTTCGTTCACCAGATGGCGGTCGATGTAGAGCAGCACCGCCCCTTCGCCCATGGACGCCACGACATGATCGTCCCAGACCTTCTGGAACAGGAGGCGCGGCGGGTGAGGCGCGCTCATGATGCGATCGCCAGGCAGCGGCGCGCGCCGATCGCGTCGCGCACGCGACCGCCGATCTGCGCGCCCGGCAATGCCGCCACCTTGAGCGCCGCGTCGATCAGCCGGTCCATGTCGATGCCCGTCTCGACGCCCATATGGTCGAACATCCAGACCAGGTCCTCGGTCGCGACATTGCCGGTGGCGCCCGGTGCGAAGGGGCAGCCGCCAAGCCCCGCCGCCGCCGCGTCGAACACCCGCACGCCCGCATCCCAGGCGGCCAGCACATTGGCGGCCCCCAGACCATAGGTATCGTGACCGTGAAAGGCCCAGCCGCGCACCTGCGGAAAACATGTCCGCACCGCGCCGAACAGCGCGCGGACCTGCGCCGGATCGGCGCGGCCGGTGGTATCGCACAGTGCAATCTCCACGTCGGCGGTCGCCGCGACCAGCGGCTCCAGCAGGGCCAGCACCGCATCCTGTTCGGTCCGCCCGACATGCGGGCAATCGAAGGCGGTGGCGATATTCAGCCGCATGGTGCAATCCGCCGGCATCGCCGCCACCATCTGGGCGTAATCGGCGGCCGACTCCATCGGCGTGCGGCGGACATTGCCCATATTGTGCCGCTCGCTGACCGACAGGACCGCGCTCAGATGCCGGGCGCCCGCCTCCAGCGCGCGCTGCGCATGGCGGGCAGTGGGGACCAGCACCTGCGAATCCAGGCCCTCCAGCCGCGCGCTCGCAGCCACGATGTCCGGCGCGTCGGCCAGTTGGGGGAGCGCGCTCGTGCTGACGAAGGACGTCGTTTCCATCCGCCGGACCCCGCTGGCATACAGGCTCTCGACGATCGCGATCTTGGTGGGCGTGGGAATGAAGGGTCCGACCGACTGAAAGCCGTCTCGCGGTCCGACCTCGACGATTTCCACGGCTTGGGCGGGCATGGTCATATTATCCCCTCCAGCTCCAGCGCATGGATCGCGCTGCTTGGCAGGCCTAGCAATTCGCCCAGCACCGCATGATTATGCTCGCCCAGATCGGGGCCGGTCCATCGGATCGTACCTGGCGATTCCGGGACGTGCGGCACCATGCCGGCCTGCAGCACCGTGCCGAAATGCCGGTCGGGCACTTCGCGCACCATCCCGCGCGCGCGATATTGCGGGTCCGTGGCGCAATCGGCGGCCGTGAAGGCCTTGCTGTTGGGAATGTCCGCCGCATCCAGCAGGGCGACCAGCCGGTCGGCGTCATGCGTGCGGCTCCACTGCGTGATGACATGGTCCAGTTGCGCTGCGTTGGCGACACGCTCTGGATTGCTCGCATAACCGGGCGCGCCGATCAGTTCGGGACGCCCGATCAGCCGCATCAGGCTGGCGAACAGGGGTTCGGAATTGGCCGCGATCAACACCCATTCGCCGTCGGCGCTGGGATAGGCATTGCTCGGCGCCGCCGTGGAGATCGCGCCGCCGGTCGGCTGCTTGATCTTTCCCAGCGCGCCATATTCCGGCAACATGCCTTCCATCATGCTCAGGATGCTTTCGGTCAACGCCACGTCGATGGTGCGGGCCTTGCCGTCGCCATGGGCGCGATCCCGCTGCCAGAGCGCGGCGACCACGCCGAAGGCGGCGTAGAGGCCGGCGATCGAATCTCCGATGCTGACGCCGACGCGCACGGGCGGCAGGTCGACCACGCCCGGCGCATGGTTGGTCAGGTAGCGCAGGCCGCCGATCGCTTCCCCGATGACGCCGAAGGCGGCGCGACCGGCGCCCGGCCCATCCTGGCCGTAGCCCGAAACATGCGCGACGATCAGGTCCGGCCGTATCTCCCGCAGCCGGTCGGGGCCAAGCCCCATGCGCTGCAACTGTCCCGGCCGGAAATTTTCCACGATCGCGTCGCATTGCGCGACCAGCTGCAAGACCAGATCCCGCCCCTTTTCCGACTTGAGGTCGATGGTCACGCTGCGCTTGTTGCGACCATGCATGGACCACCACAGCGAACGGCCGTCGACCATCGCCCCCCACTGGCGCGCGGGATCGCCGGTGCGCGGCTCGATCTTGATCACGTCCGCGCCCAGATCGGCCAACAGGCGCGCGCAGAAGGGCGCTGCGACGAAATGGCCGATCTCCAGCACGCGAAGGCCCGCCAGCATGGGCGCGAGCGGTGGCGGCGAGGATATCTGCGGTGCGGGCGTCATAGCCGCGTATCTGCCGCGCCCGCCGCCGCGCCGTCCATGCCGTTTCCCACAAGCCTAAATTGCACAAGCCGCTATGCCGTTGGAGCGGAAACTTCCCTAAGTCCCTGCAGGACAGGGGACGCGCAGCGTTCGGGAAAGGAGCGGACACGACATGGCACGGACAATCATAGTAACCGGCGGTTTCGGCGAACTGGGCCGGCGCGTCGCCGCGGCGTTCGCGGCCCAGGGCGATCGGGTGGCGCGCGTGGATTTCGCCCCCACCGCGCCGGAAGCTCTGGCGGGCGCGCTGGACTTAGGCGGCGTGGATCTGACCGATGCCGACGCGGCGGCCGCCGTGGTGGACCAGGTCACGGCCGCGCTCGGATCGCTGGACGTGCTGGTCAACATCGCCGGCGGCTTCGTCTGGCAAACGCTGGCCGATGGCGGCCCTGCCACATGGACGCGGATGTTCGCCATGAACGCGCTGACATGCGTCACCATGACGAAGGCGGCGCTGCCCGCGCTCAAGCAGGCGCCTTCGGCACGCATCGTCAATATCGGCGCGGGCAGTGCGATCATGGCGGCCGCCGGCATGGGCGGCTATGCCGCGTCGAAGTCGGCCGTCCACAAACTGACCGAAAGCCTTGCCGACGAACTCAAGGGCAGCGACATCACCGTCAACGCCATATTGCCGAGCATCATCGACACGCCGGCCAACCGCGCGGACATGCCCGACGCGGATTTCTCCAGCTGGGTTCGGCCTGCCGCGATCGCCGACGTGATCCTGTTCCTCGCCTCCCCCGCGGCGCGCAGCATCAGCGGCGCGCTTATCCCGGTAACGCGTGGCGCGGCATAGCCCCGCCTTGCATCGCCCCTATTTGGGCGCAGCCGACAGATAGGCGATCAGGTCGGCGCGATCGGCGGCGTTGGGCAGGCCGGCGAAGATCATGCGGGTGCCGGGGATCGCCGTCTTGGGTGAGGCCAGGAAGGCGTCCATCGCCTTGACGTCCCAATTTCTGCCATAGGCTTTCATCGCCGGCGAATAGGTGAAGCCCTCGACCGTGCCCGCCTTGCGGCCGATGATCCCGGCCAGCGACGGGCCGACCATCTTCTTGCCCGGCGTCATGCTGTGGCAGGCGGCGCAGCGCGCGAACACCATCTTTCCGTGCGCCGCATCACCCGCCGCGACCGCCGGGTTGGCGACCGCCAGTCCATAAGTCGATATCAGCGCCAGCGCGCCCTTCCTCAACCGCATCATCCAGGTCCCACTTCGCTGCTTTTCTCGATGCCCCGATGCTTTGACGACGCCTCCGGCGCCCGCAATTCCTGTTTCCTCAACTCAGTGTTGGACAAGCGACAAGCGCCGCCGCCCGATCCACCGTGCTAGCTGCCTGCCGACGCCGCGAAGCGTGACTGTTAGGAGGAGGACCGCCGCATGGATATCAGGGGCCAATTGGCGATCATTTCCGGCGGCGCGTCCGGCCTTGGCGCCGCGACCGCGCGGGCCATCGCGATGGCCGGCGGCCGCGTCGCCATCCTCGATCGCGATCCTGCGGCGGGACGCCAGGTCGCCGACGCGACCGGCGGCCTCTTCTTCGATGTCGATGTCGCCAGCGAGGCGCAGGTGGCCGACGCGATCGCCGCCAGCGCGGATCGTCACGGGCCGCCCCGGATACTGGTCAACGCCGCCGGCATCGTGCGCGATGCCGAGATTCTCGACGATGCGATGACGCCCGCGTCGCTCAAGGATTTCGTCGATGTCGTCACCACCAACCTTGTCGGCACGTTCAATTGCACGCGGCTGTTCGCGGCGGCGGCGGCGCGATCCGCGCCTGTGGGCGATGGCGAGCGCGGCGTGGTCGTCAATGTCGCCTCGGTCGCGGGACTGGATTCGCCCTCCAGCCTCACTGCCTACAGTGCTTCGAAGGCGGGAGTCGGCGGCATGACGCTGGGCAGCGCGCGCAGCCTTGCTCCCTGGGGCATCCGCGTCGTGGCCGTCGCACCGGGTCAATTCGACACGCCGATCTTGTCGGTTTCCGG is part of the Sphingobium amiense genome and encodes:
- a CDS encoding SDR family NAD(P)-dependent oxidoreductase gives rise to the protein MDIRGQLAIISGGASGLGAATARAIAMAGGRVAILDRDPAAGRQVADATGGLFFDVDVASEAQVADAIAASADRHGPPRILVNAAGIVRDAEILDDAMTPASLKDFVDVVTTNLVGTFNCTRLFAAAAARSAPVGDGERGVVVNVASVAGLDSPSSLTAYSASKAGVGGMTLGSARSLAPWGIRVVAVAPGQFDTPILSVSGLSRAELQQQAAGWVPFPKRMGDPAEFAELVLAICRIPYINGDVIRIDGAGRAAFARAGVAGDGAIAS
- a CDS encoding c-type cytochrome, which encodes MRLRKGALALISTYGLAVANPAVAAGDAAHGKMVFARCAACHSMTPGKKMVGPSLAGIIGRKAGTVEGFTYSPAMKAYGRNWDVKAMDAFLASPKTAIPGTRMIFAGLPNAADRADLIAYLSAAPK
- a CDS encoding SDR family NAD(P)-dependent oxidoreductase; protein product: MARTIIVTGGFGELGRRVAAAFAAQGDRVARVDFAPTAPEALAGALDLGGVDLTDADAAAAVVDQVTAALGSLDVLVNIAGGFVWQTLADGGPATWTRMFAMNALTCVTMTKAALPALKQAPSARIVNIGAGSAIMAAAGMGGYAASKSAVHKLTESLADELKGSDITVNAILPSIIDTPANRADMPDADFSSWVRPAAIADVILFLASPAARSISGALIPVTRGAA
- a CDS encoding CaiB/BaiF CoA transferase family protein; this translates as MTPAPQISSPPPLAPMLAGLRVLEIGHFVAAPFCARLLADLGADVIKIEPRTGDPARQWGAMVDGRSLWWSMHGRNKRSVTIDLKSEKGRDLVLQLVAQCDAIVENFRPGQLQRMGLGPDRLREIRPDLIVAHVSGYGQDGPGAGRAAFGVIGEAIGGLRYLTNHAPGVVDLPPVRVGVSIGDSIAGLYAAFGVVAALWQRDRAHGDGKARTIDVALTESILSMMEGMLPEYGALGKIKQPTGGAISTAAPSNAYPSADGEWVLIAANSEPLFASLMRLIGRPELIGAPGYASNPERVANAAQLDHVITQWSRTHDADRLVALLDAADIPNSKAFTAADCATDPQYRARGMVREVPDRHFGTVLQAGMVPHVPESPGTIRWTGPDLGEHNHAVLGELLGLPSSAIHALELEGII